From Diceros bicornis minor isolate mBicDic1 chromosome 17, mDicBic1.mat.cur, whole genome shotgun sequence, the proteins below share one genomic window:
- the SMUG1 gene encoding single-strand selective monofunctional uracil DNA glycosylase isoform X4, protein MRKPEALTMVTQLLRVYSESGDSDVAVPQAFLLWPLHEPAGALMEPQSCPRSLAEGFLEEELRLNGELSQLQFSEPVGIVYNPVEYAWEPHCSYVTRYCQGPKEVLFLGMNPGPFGMAQTGVPFGEVNIVRDWLGIGGTVLTPPQEHPKRPVLGLECPQSEGAGQSVGQGC, encoded by the exons ATGAGGAAACCTGAGGCTCTGACCATGGTTACACAACTTTTAAGAGTCTATTCTGAGTCTG GTGACAGTGACGTGGCTGTGCCCCAGGCTTTCCTGCTGTGGCCCCTCCATGAGCCTGCAGGTGCCCTGATGGAGCCCCAGTCCTGCCCTCGAAGCTTGgctgaaggcttcctggaggaggagcttCGGCTCAATGGTGAGCTGAGCCAACTGCAGTTTTCGGAGCCTGTGGGCATCGTCTACAATCCCGTGGAGTATGCGTGGGAGCCACATTGCAGCTACGTGACCCGCTACTGCCAGGGCCCCAAGGAAGTGCTCTTCCTGGGAATGAACCCAGGACCCTTTGGCATGGCCCAGACTGGG gTGCCCTTTGGGGAAGTGAATATAGTCCGGGACTGGTTGGGCATTGGGGGGACTGTGCTGACCCCTCCCCAAGAGCACCCTAAGCGACCAGTGCTGGGGCTGGAGTGCCCACAGTCAGAG GGAGCAGGACAAAGCGTGGGGCAAGGATGTTGA
- the SMUG1 gene encoding single-strand selective monofunctional uracil DNA glycosylase isoform X3, whose translation MVPFGEVNIVRDWLGIGGTVLTPPQEHPKRPVLGLECPQSEVSGARFWGFFRNLCGQPEVFFRHCFVHNLCPLLLLAPSGRNLTPAELPAKHREQLLGVCDAALCRQVQLLGVRLVVGVGRVAEQRARRALAGLMPEVQVEGLLHPSPRSPQANRGWEAVAKERLNELGLLPLLTK comes from the exons ATG gTGCCCTTTGGGGAAGTGAATATAGTCCGGGACTGGTTGGGCATTGGGGGGACTGTGCTGACCCCTCCCCAAGAGCACCCTAAGCGACCAGTGCTGGGGCTGGAGTGCCCACAGTCAGAGGTGAGCGGTGCCCGATTCTGGGGCTTTTTCCGGAACCTCTGTGGACAGCCTGAGGTCTTCTTCCGTCACTGCTTTGTCCACAATCTGTGTCCTCTGCTCCTCCTGGCTCCCAGTGGGCGCAACCTCACCCCTGCTGAGCTGCCTGCCAAGCATCGAGAACAGCTTCTTGGGGTTTGTGATGCGGCCCTCTGCCGGCAGGTGCAGCTGCTGGGGGTGCGGCTGGTGGTGGGAGTGGGGCGGGTGGCCGAGCAGCGTGCGCGGCGGGCTCTGGCAGGCCTGATGCCCGAGGTCCAGGTTGAGGGGCTCCTGCACCCCTCGCCTCGCAGCCCACAGGCCAACAGGGGCTGGGAGGCAGTGGCCAAGGAGAGACTGAATGAGTTGGGGCTGCTGCCGCTGCTAACAAAATGA
- the SMUG1 gene encoding single-strand selective monofunctional uracil DNA glycosylase isoform X1, giving the protein MRKPEALTMVTQLLRVYSESGDSDVAVPQAFLLWPLHEPAGALMEPQSCPRSLAEGFLEEELRLNGELSQLQFSEPVGIVYNPVEYAWEPHCSYVTRYCQGPKEVLFLGMNPGPFGMAQTGVPFGEVNIVRDWLGIGGTVLTPPQEHPKRPVLGLECPQSEVSGARFWGFFRNLCGQPEVFFRHCFVHNLCPLLLLAPSGRNLTPAELPAKHREQLLGVCDAALCRQVQLLGVRLVVGVGRVAEQRARRALAGLMPEVQVEGLLHPSPRSPQANRGWEAVAKERLNELGLLPLLTK; this is encoded by the exons ATGAGGAAACCTGAGGCTCTGACCATGGTTACACAACTTTTAAGAGTCTATTCTGAGTCTG GTGACAGTGACGTGGCTGTGCCCCAGGCTTTCCTGCTGTGGCCCCTCCATGAGCCTGCAGGTGCCCTGATGGAGCCCCAGTCCTGCCCTCGAAGCTTGgctgaaggcttcctggaggaggagcttCGGCTCAATGGTGAGCTGAGCCAACTGCAGTTTTCGGAGCCTGTGGGCATCGTCTACAATCCCGTGGAGTATGCGTGGGAGCCACATTGCAGCTACGTGACCCGCTACTGCCAGGGCCCCAAGGAAGTGCTCTTCCTGGGAATGAACCCAGGACCCTTTGGCATGGCCCAGACTGGG gTGCCCTTTGGGGAAGTGAATATAGTCCGGGACTGGTTGGGCATTGGGGGGACTGTGCTGACCCCTCCCCAAGAGCACCCTAAGCGACCAGTGCTGGGGCTGGAGTGCCCACAGTCAGAGGTGAGCGGTGCCCGATTCTGGGGCTTTTTCCGGAACCTCTGTGGACAGCCTGAGGTCTTCTTCCGTCACTGCTTTGTCCACAATCTGTGTCCTCTGCTCCTCCTGGCTCCCAGTGGGCGCAACCTCACCCCTGCTGAGCTGCCTGCCAAGCATCGAGAACAGCTTCTTGGGGTTTGTGATGCGGCCCTCTGCCGGCAGGTGCAGCTGCTGGGGGTGCGGCTGGTGGTGGGAGTGGGGCGGGTGGCCGAGCAGCGTGCGCGGCGGGCTCTGGCAGGCCTGATGCCCGAGGTCCAGGTTGAGGGGCTCCTGCACCCCTCGCCTCGCAGCCCACAGGCCAACAGGGGCTGGGAGGCAGTGGCCAAGGAGAGACTGAATGAGTTGGGGCTGCTGCCGCTGCTAACAAAATGA
- the SMUG1 gene encoding single-strand selective monofunctional uracil DNA glycosylase isoform X2, translated as MCMAVDLVPFGEVNIVRDWLGIGGTVLTPPQEHPKRPVLGLECPQSEVSGARFWGFFRNLCGQPEVFFRHCFVHNLCPLLLLAPSGRNLTPAELPAKHREQLLGVCDAALCRQVQLLGVRLVVGVGRVAEQRARRALAGLMPEVQVEGLLHPSPRSPQANRGWEAVAKERLNELGLLPLLTK; from the exons atgtgcatGGCTGTGGACCTG gTGCCCTTTGGGGAAGTGAATATAGTCCGGGACTGGTTGGGCATTGGGGGGACTGTGCTGACCCCTCCCCAAGAGCACCCTAAGCGACCAGTGCTGGGGCTGGAGTGCCCACAGTCAGAGGTGAGCGGTGCCCGATTCTGGGGCTTTTTCCGGAACCTCTGTGGACAGCCTGAGGTCTTCTTCCGTCACTGCTTTGTCCACAATCTGTGTCCTCTGCTCCTCCTGGCTCCCAGTGGGCGCAACCTCACCCCTGCTGAGCTGCCTGCCAAGCATCGAGAACAGCTTCTTGGGGTTTGTGATGCGGCCCTCTGCCGGCAGGTGCAGCTGCTGGGGGTGCGGCTGGTGGTGGGAGTGGGGCGGGTGGCCGAGCAGCGTGCGCGGCGGGCTCTGGCAGGCCTGATGCCCGAGGTCCAGGTTGAGGGGCTCCTGCACCCCTCGCCTCGCAGCCCACAGGCCAACAGGGGCTGGGAGGCAGTGGCCAAGGAGAGACTGAATGAGTTGGGGCTGCTGCCGCTGCTAACAAAATGA